From one Neorhizobium galegae genomic stretch:
- a CDS encoding ABC transporter permease produces the protein MNRRFKSLAATLSSVLLTLFGLTVLTFLIGRVMPVDPVIAAVGDNAPEDVILRVRTEMGLDQPIPVQFLHYLYQLAHGDFGMSVLTKNPVAQDIVRFFPATFELATAALLLAALIGIPLGVWAAVRRGSFTDQAIRVVCLAGHSVPVFMLSLISLLVFYSALDIAPGPGRQDIVYDGMIDTVTGILTIDTLIAGDLGAFWDALAHMAQPVIILAYFSMAYIARMTRAFMIDALKGEFVITARAKGLTLTKVIWGHAFPTVAVQLVTVIALTYAGLLEGAVVTETVFSWPGIGQYLTVSLMNADMNPVIGTTLLIGLIYVGLNLIADILYRVLDPRVK, from the coding sequence GTGAACCGACGTTTCAAGAGCCTTGCAGCAACACTGAGCAGCGTCCTCCTGACGCTGTTCGGTTTGACTGTGCTGACATTCCTCATCGGCCGGGTCATGCCGGTCGATCCGGTGATTGCCGCCGTCGGCGACAATGCGCCCGAGGACGTCATTCTTCGCGTACGCACCGAGATGGGCCTCGACCAGCCCATTCCGGTGCAGTTCCTGCATTATCTCTACCAGCTCGCCCACGGCGATTTCGGCATGTCGGTTCTGACCAAGAACCCGGTGGCGCAGGACATCGTCCGTTTCTTCCCGGCGACGTTTGAGCTTGCGACGGCCGCCCTTTTGCTGGCCGCCCTGATCGGCATTCCGCTTGGTGTCTGGGCTGCCGTCCGCCGGGGCTCGTTCACCGACCAGGCGATCCGCGTCGTCTGCCTCGCCGGCCATTCCGTGCCGGTCTTCATGCTGTCGCTGATCTCGCTCCTGGTCTTCTATTCGGCGCTCGACATCGCGCCCGGCCCCGGCCGCCAGGACATCGTCTATGACGGCATGATCGACACGGTCACCGGCATCCTGACGATCGATACGCTGATCGCCGGCGATCTCGGCGCCTTCTGGGATGCACTGGCGCATATGGCGCAGCCGGTCATCATCCTTGCCTATTTCTCGATGGCCTATATCGCCCGCATGACGCGCGCCTTCATGATCGATGCGCTGAAGGGCGAATTCGTCATCACCGCCCGCGCCAAGGGCCTTACGCTGACCAAAGTCATCTGGGGCCATGCCTTCCCGACCGTTGCCGTCCAGCTCGTCACCGTCATCGCCCTGACCTATGCCGGCCTTCTCGAAGGCGCCGTCGTCACCGAGACGGTATTCTCGTGGCCGGGCATCGGCCAGTATCTGACCGTATCGCTGATGAATGCAGACATGAACCCGGTCATCGGCACGACGCTGCTGATCGGCCTGATCTATGTCGGCCTCAATCTGATTGCGGACATTCTCTACCGCGTCCTCGATCCACGGGTAAAATAA
- a CDS encoding LysR family transcriptional regulator — protein MEVKWLEDFLALAQTLNFTKAAEERHVTQSAFSRRIRQLEAWVGTSLIDRATYPSRLTDAGERFVPIAEQTLQSLYQARRNLQHEEGSDARTVTVTALHTLSFTFFPNWLNELNAKLGPIVTHMRPDSGSMEENLNSLVDGDSDFLLTYQNQHVPMLLDPQFEHHQLGAETIIAVSAPDAYGQHQHHIEPGFAHVSYQKISFFGQLVAGAMGDRLPVENRVHVGSMSVGLKGMVMAGWGLAWIPESLVTAELADGRLVRAAEPDWDIDVEIRLYRSKENRRPIVKRIWDVLAAG, from the coding sequence GTGGAAGTCAAATGGCTTGAAGATTTCCTGGCGTTGGCCCAGACGCTAAACTTTACCAAGGCGGCGGAAGAGCGCCACGTCACCCAATCCGCCTTCAGCCGGCGGATCCGGCAGCTGGAAGCCTGGGTCGGAACCAGCCTGATCGATCGCGCCACCTATCCGTCGCGTCTGACCGATGCCGGCGAACGCTTCGTGCCGATCGCCGAACAGACCCTGCAAAGCCTCTATCAGGCCCGCCGAAATCTGCAGCACGAAGAGGGTAGTGACGCGCGCACGGTCACCGTGACGGCGCTGCATACTTTGTCCTTCACCTTCTTCCCGAACTGGCTGAACGAGCTCAACGCGAAGCTCGGACCAATCGTTACGCATATGCGGCCCGATTCCGGCAGCATGGAGGAGAACCTGAACTCGCTCGTCGACGGCGATTCAGATTTCCTGCTGACCTACCAGAACCAGCATGTGCCGATGCTGCTCGATCCGCAGTTCGAACATCATCAGCTGGGCGCAGAAACAATCATCGCAGTTAGCGCCCCCGACGCCTATGGACAGCACCAACACCATATCGAGCCGGGTTTCGCACATGTCAGCTATCAAAAGATCTCGTTCTTCGGCCAGCTCGTCGCCGGCGCAATGGGGGATCGGCTGCCGGTGGAAAACCGTGTCCATGTCGGAAGCATGTCGGTCGGCCTGAAGGGCATGGTCATGGCGGGCTGGGGGCTTGCCTGGATACCGGAAAGCCTGGTTACCGCGGAACTTGCCGATGGCCGGCTCGTCAGGGCGGCGGAGCCTGACTGGGATATCGATGTCGAGATCCGGCTTTATCGTTCAAAAGAAAACCGGCGGCCGATTGTCAAACGCATCTGGGACGTTCTGGCCGCCGGCTGA
- the nikC gene encoding nickel transporter permease, translated as MIATFRNWALDESPSSRQQAAWGNRYRIWLNLRGNALGMIGLTIVLVFIGISLFAPLLATHDPAAQELGNRLAAPSAAHWFGTDELGRDIYSRLFYGGRVTLGMVIAVVVLVAPIGLAIGCIAGYFGGIVDTILMRITDIFLAFPRLVLALAFVAALKPGVESAVLAIALTAWPPYARMARAETLTVRGSDFIAAYRLTGGSSWRIIFRHIMPLCVPTLIVRVTLDMSSIIITAASLGFLGMGAQPPSPEWGAMIATAKRFIFEQWWVAAIPGIAIFLVSLAFNFLGDALRDVLDPKGN; from the coding sequence ATGATCGCCACCTTCCGAAACTGGGCGCTGGATGAAAGTCCGTCATCGCGCCAGCAGGCCGCCTGGGGCAACCGCTACCGTATCTGGCTGAACCTGCGCGGCAACGCGCTCGGCATGATCGGCCTGACCATCGTTCTCGTATTCATCGGAATCTCGCTGTTCGCGCCGCTGCTGGCGACGCATGATCCCGCCGCCCAGGAACTCGGCAATCGCCTTGCCGCGCCGAGCGCCGCCCACTGGTTCGGCACGGACGAACTCGGCCGCGACATCTATTCGCGCCTGTTTTACGGCGGCCGCGTCACGCTTGGCATGGTCATCGCCGTCGTCGTGCTCGTCGCGCCGATCGGGCTCGCCATCGGCTGCATCGCCGGCTATTTCGGCGGCATCGTCGATACGATCCTGATGCGCATCACCGACATCTTCCTGGCCTTCCCGCGCCTTGTTCTGGCGCTCGCCTTCGTGGCAGCGCTGAAGCCCGGTGTCGAAAGCGCCGTCCTCGCCATCGCACTCACCGCCTGGCCGCCTTACGCGCGCATGGCCCGCGCCGAAACGCTGACGGTGCGCGGCAGCGACTTCATCGCCGCCTATCGCCTCACCGGTGGCTCTTCCTGGCGCATCATCTTCCGGCATATCATGCCGCTCTGCGTACCGACGCTGATCGTTCGTGTCACGCTCGACATGAGCTCGATCATCATCACCGCCGCCTCGCTCGGCTTCCTCGGCATGGGCGCCCAGCCTCCGTCACCGGAATGGGGTGCTATGATCGCCACCGCGAAACGCTTCATCTTCGAACAATGGTGGGTTGCGGCCATTCCCGGCATTGCCATCTTCCTCGTTTCGCTCGCCTTCAACTTCTTGGGCGACGCGCTGCGCGATGTTCTGGATCCGAAGGGGAACTGA
- a CDS encoding alpha/beta fold hydrolase, whose translation MAVFDRTIDTRHGSVCISDTMAGAAPLVMIHGSGSSRHVFTRQLQSHLSRNWRLIAIDLPGHGESSDARDPQSTYTVTGLADCIGEVTARLGLHRFPVLGWSLGGHVAVEMAASGKGISGLMLCGTPPVPNGLLGMLRGFSPSFDILLASKQNFTSRDVERFQSLCFGGTTNSSFRDAITRSDGRLRAIFSRAMLRGQGIDQRRTVEQADMPIAFVNGSRDPFVKLSYLPGLNIQLLFEGKAHVMEGVGHAPFWENPESFNSLLERFLQAVVAHEAKTAPAEKNTHALPNKGSV comes from the coding sequence ATGGCCGTATTTGACCGTACAATCGACACCCGCCACGGGTCCGTGTGCATCAGCGACACAATGGCTGGGGCAGCGCCGCTGGTTATGATACACGGCTCCGGCAGCTCCAGGCACGTGTTTACACGGCAATTGCAAAGCCATCTATCCCGGAACTGGCGGCTGATAGCGATCGATCTTCCGGGGCACGGCGAATCGAGCGACGCCCGAGATCCGCAATCGACCTACACCGTCACCGGTCTTGCGGACTGCATAGGCGAGGTGACCGCCCGCTTGGGCCTTCACCGCTTCCCGGTATTAGGATGGTCACTTGGCGGCCATGTCGCGGTCGAAATGGCGGCCAGCGGTAAGGGCATTTCCGGCCTCATGTTATGCGGGACGCCACCCGTCCCCAATGGTCTCCTCGGAATGCTGCGCGGTTTTAGCCCGTCTTTCGATATTCTTCTTGCATCAAAACAGAACTTTACTTCCAGGGACGTGGAGCGGTTTCAGTCTCTCTGCTTCGGAGGCACGACCAATTCATCTTTTCGAGACGCGATCACGCGCTCCGATGGAAGGTTGCGGGCCATTTTCTCGCGCGCAATGCTGAGGGGGCAGGGGATCGATCAGCGCCGCACAGTCGAACAGGCGGACATGCCCATTGCCTTCGTGAACGGCTCACGGGATCCTTTTGTCAAACTCAGTTATCTGCCGGGCTTGAACATCCAGTTGCTCTTCGAGGGCAAAGCTCATGTGATGGAGGGTGTTGGTCACGCGCCTTTCTGGGAAAATCCGGAAAGCTTCAACTCGCTGCTCGAGCGGTTCTTGCAGGCCGTCGTCGCCCATGAAGCCAAGACCGCGCCAGCCGAGAAAAATACTCACGCTCTTCCAAACAAAGGCTCTGTGTGA
- a CDS encoding ABC transporter substrate-binding protein: protein MVSRRNFLIGGAALPFLSYIELADTAFAATPKDILVVAQQLDNMTSLDPHEGFEAVGGEVMSNMYQKLVRANSDNPDHVLPVVAASWEADADNKVFTFKLADAKFSSGASVTGEDVAFSLQRAIKMNKSPAFIINQFGFTAENVESRIVAKDAKTVTLTTEAPTAISFLLFCLSANIGAIVEKKVVLANETNGDLGNAWLQKNSAGSGSFKLQAWKASESITLVLNENGPYKGNLKRVIIRHVVDPSSQMLMLQKGDVDIARDLTSEQLKALQSDDGIVLVRKQIASLVLISLNQNNANLAKPQVWQAVKWALDYEGMQKNIVPLTHAVHQSMEPAGFPGTVTDTPFKQDLEKAKALMAEAGLKDGFDITLDHYSAQPYPDLAQAIQANLGAIGIRVKLQSAENRQVLTKMRARGHEMALSAWGTDYFDPNSNAEVFCINKDNSDDAKKKPFAWRSSFKSDEFTAKAEAARDEKDPAKRLALYETLQRDFMANSPFAVMFQTTRTAACRKNVNGFQLGVLSEGNSYLETNKA from the coding sequence ATGGTATCCAGACGCAATTTTCTGATCGGCGGCGCAGCCCTGCCCTTCCTGTCCTATATCGAACTGGCAGACACCGCCTTTGCCGCCACGCCAAAGGATATTCTGGTCGTTGCCCAGCAGCTCGACAACATGACCAGCCTTGACCCGCATGAGGGTTTTGAGGCGGTCGGCGGCGAAGTGATGAGCAACATGTACCAGAAGCTGGTGCGTGCCAACAGCGACAATCCCGACCATGTTCTCCCCGTCGTCGCCGCTTCCTGGGAAGCCGATGCCGACAACAAGGTGTTCACCTTCAAGCTCGCCGACGCCAAATTCTCGTCCGGCGCATCGGTCACCGGCGAAGACGTGGCCTTCTCGCTGCAGCGCGCCATCAAGATGAACAAGAGCCCGGCCTTCATCATCAACCAGTTCGGCTTCACCGCCGAAAACGTCGAAAGCCGCATCGTCGCCAAGGACGCAAAGACCGTCACGCTGACGACGGAAGCGCCGACCGCGATTTCCTTCCTGCTGTTCTGCCTCTCGGCAAACATCGGCGCCATCGTCGAAAAGAAGGTGGTTCTCGCCAATGAGACGAATGGCGACCTTGGCAATGCCTGGCTGCAGAAGAACAGCGCCGGCTCCGGCTCGTTCAAGCTGCAGGCCTGGAAGGCTTCGGAAAGCATTACCCTGGTGCTCAACGAAAACGGCCCCTACAAGGGCAATCTGAAGCGCGTCATCATCCGCCACGTCGTCGATCCTTCGTCCCAGATGCTGATGCTGCAGAAGGGCGACGTCGATATCGCCCGCGACCTGACCTCCGAACAGCTGAAGGCGCTGCAGTCGGACGACGGCATCGTTCTCGTACGCAAGCAGATTGCCTCGCTGGTGCTGATCTCGCTCAACCAGAACAATGCCAATCTCGCCAAGCCGCAGGTCTGGCAGGCCGTGAAGTGGGCGCTCGATTACGAAGGCATGCAAAAGAACATCGTGCCGCTGACGCACGCCGTTCACCAGAGCATGGAACCGGCCGGTTTCCCGGGCACGGTCACCGACACGCCGTTCAAGCAGGATCTCGAAAAGGCCAAGGCGCTGATGGCCGAAGCCGGGCTGAAGGACGGTTTCGACATCACACTCGACCATTATTCGGCGCAGCCCTATCCGGATCTCGCCCAGGCGATCCAGGCCAATCTCGGCGCCATCGGCATCCGCGTGAAGCTGCAGTCGGCCGAAAACCGCCAGGTCCTGACCAAGATGCGTGCGCGCGGCCATGAAATGGCGCTGTCGGCATGGGGCACGGACTACTTTGATCCGAATTCGAACGCCGAAGTGTTCTGCATCAACAAGGACAATTCGGACGACGCCAAGAAGAAGCCTTTCGCATGGCGCTCGAGCTTCAAGAGCGACGAGTTTACCGCCAAGGCGGAAGCCGCCCGCGACGAGAAGGATCCGGCCAAGCGTCTGGCTCTCTATGAAACGCTGCAGCGCGACTTCATGGCAAACAGTCCGTTCGCGGTGATGTTCCAGACCACCAGGACCGCCGCCTGCCGCAAGAACGTCAATGGTTTCCAGCTCGGCGTTCTCTCGGAAGGCAATTCCTACCTGGAGACCAACAAGGCGTGA
- a CDS encoding P1 family peptidase: MTYENRAPLRSLGISVGHYPVGKLNAITDVAGVSVGHVTCVEDDRIRTGATAILPHAGNLFQDKVPAALAVFNGFGKFAGSTQIAELGEIETPILLTNTLAVGRAIEAINRHTLAQAGNERIVSLNAVVGETNDSRLNDIRAARPSVDEMLEALSAAKAGPVEEGAIGGGTGTVAFGLKGGIGTSSRIVPVAGTSYVVGILVQSNYGGKLTVAGRSYEAEGHDKDGSIVMIVATDAPLCSRNLNRLAERCFGGLARTGAALSNGSGDYALAFSTAEEVRRTPERRKSVANYPVLSNDVVSPLFEAVIEASEEAILNSMTMATTTHGYNAGTDKPSTIHAISLDALKRR; the protein is encoded by the coding sequence ATGACTTACGAAAATCGTGCCCCTTTGCGTTCGCTTGGTATATCCGTTGGCCATTATCCTGTAGGCAAGCTGAACGCGATCACCGACGTTGCCGGTGTTTCAGTGGGCCATGTCACCTGCGTCGAGGACGATCGGATCCGCACGGGCGCAACCGCCATCCTGCCGCATGCCGGCAATCTGTTTCAGGATAAGGTGCCGGCGGCACTTGCCGTCTTCAACGGCTTCGGCAAGTTCGCGGGTTCGACCCAGATCGCCGAGCTTGGCGAGATCGAGACACCGATCCTGCTCACCAATACTTTGGCCGTCGGTCGCGCAATCGAAGCTATCAACCGCCATACGCTGGCACAGGCCGGCAACGAACGCATCGTTTCGCTGAATGCCGTCGTCGGCGAGACCAACGATTCCCGGCTGAACGATATCCGCGCGGCGCGTCCGAGCGTCGATGAAATGCTGGAAGCACTCTCCGCTGCCAAGGCCGGCCCGGTCGAGGAAGGCGCAATCGGCGGGGGCACCGGCACGGTCGCCTTCGGACTGAAGGGTGGTATCGGAACCAGCTCGCGCATCGTGCCAGTCGCTGGCACGTCCTATGTGGTCGGCATTCTCGTCCAGTCGAATTACGGTGGAAAGCTGACCGTCGCCGGCCGATCTTACGAGGCGGAAGGCCATGACAAGGACGGTTCGATCGTCATGATCGTCGCGACCGATGCACCGCTCTGCTCACGAAACCTCAACCGTCTTGCCGAACGCTGCTTTGGCGGTCTGGCGCGCACTGGCGCGGCACTCAGCAACGGGTCCGGCGACTATGCGCTCGCCTTCTCGACGGCTGAAGAGGTGCGTCGTACGCCGGAGCGTCGCAAGTCGGTCGCCAATTATCCCGTTCTCTCCAACGACGTCGTCTCGCCGCTCTTCGAAGCCGTCATCGAGGCGAGCGAGGAGGCCATCCTCAATTCGATGACGATGGCGACGACCACGCACGGCTACAATGCCGGGACCGACAAGCCTTCGACCATTCACGCGATTTCCCTCGACGCCCTCAAGCGCCGCTGA
- a CDS encoding ABC transporter ATP-binding protein, translating to MTIEIDNLRISFGDREVVKGVSFNVAKGASFGIVGESGSGKSTVLRAMAGLNNEWSGRIAFSGEDAPLHRPPAFFRKVQMVFQDPYGSLHPRQTIDRILSELPLVHGMNKIDDRIAKVLSAVALPISARFRYPHQLSGGQRQRVAIARALIAEPEVLLLDEPTSALDVSVQAEILNLLADLRAERNLTYVMVSHNLSVIAHLCTEVGVMIDGNMVEQVTAEDLRLGNVSHAHTRELRSLSVELEEPA from the coding sequence ATGACGATCGAGATCGACAATCTGCGCATCAGTTTCGGTGACCGCGAAGTCGTCAAAGGCGTGTCCTTCAATGTCGCGAAGGGCGCCAGTTTCGGCATCGTCGGCGAAAGCGGCTCGGGCAAGTCCACCGTGCTGCGCGCCATGGCCGGCCTCAACAACGAATGGTCGGGCCGCATCGCCTTTTCCGGTGAAGACGCTCCGCTGCATCGCCCGCCGGCCTTCTTCCGCAAGGTGCAGATGGTCTTCCAGGACCCCTATGGTTCGCTGCATCCGCGCCAGACGATTGACCGCATCCTGTCGGAACTGCCGCTCGTGCATGGCATGAACAAGATCGATGATCGCATCGCCAAGGTTCTGTCGGCGGTTGCCCTGCCTATCAGCGCGCGTTTCCGCTATCCGCATCAGCTGTCCGGCGGCCAGCGCCAGCGCGTGGCGATTGCCCGCGCCCTGATCGCCGAGCCGGAAGTGCTGCTGCTCGACGAGCCGACCAGCGCGCTCGACGTGTCGGTGCAGGCGGAAATCCTCAATCTGCTTGCGGATCTGAGGGCCGAGCGAAACCTCACCTATGTGATGGTCAGCCACAATCTCAGCGTCATCGCGCATCTTTGCACCGAAGTCGGCGTGATGATCGACGGCAACATGGTTGAACAGGTGACCGCCGAAGATCTGAGACTTGGCAATGTCAGTCACGCTCACACCCGCGAATTGCGCAGCCTGAGCGTGGAGCTCGAAGAACCGGCCTGA
- a CDS encoding serine hydrolase domain-containing protein has product MSITAYWGAAQEAAGKFAGSWGADQPGGAVIGFDANGIRFAEVGGVGSLSTMAPFSAETVVRYASVTKHAFCAMILSHPEAISLDDTLGQHLPELQEPLASVTIGRALDMSGGLPDTRECLSLLGLSVYTETKAGPLMEFLTRQTRLNYDAGTEISYSNTGYRLVETALERKGLFFRDFIRTAGIGAGAVLDAPDGWNDAVAGLVPGYWHDGKTWQLSAAGLHISASGSMTGSATSLANWLRLLLGGEGSFASILDRLSAPRALEGGRESGYGLGLRRTLLGGRQFTGHGGSHPGYKSYFLLDHESKSGFVIVSNREDTNGNKIAQEAMAALLGLALPAPSPTLTDGIYVSETGPFWAEVKGSTVTWLDSDDTVYQDDGEFVSSFSASSPMRLKMDGSAIVGEIGHTVRRLLPSVDTGVPASLSGRWFSDEGAYFEIDGGAVVMGVGPVRHRMPLMALGGGRFLFTLKDGPWTKRVCLHLLSENRLELVLSRARMIEYSRVG; this is encoded by the coding sequence ATGTCGATCACGGCCTATTGGGGGGCGGCACAGGAAGCCGCCGGGAAATTCGCTGGCAGTTGGGGCGCCGACCAGCCTGGAGGCGCCGTGATCGGCTTCGATGCCAATGGCATCCGCTTTGCGGAAGTCGGCGGCGTCGGAAGTCTCTCCACCATGGCCCCGTTCTCGGCCGAGACGGTGGTGCGTTATGCCTCCGTAACCAAGCATGCCTTCTGCGCCATGATATTGTCGCATCCGGAAGCAATCTCCCTCGACGACACGCTCGGCCAGCATCTGCCCGAATTACAGGAACCGTTGGCAAGCGTTACGATCGGCCGCGCCCTCGACATGAGCGGCGGCCTGCCCGATACGCGTGAATGCCTGTCGCTGCTCGGCCTGTCAGTCTATACCGAAACCAAGGCCGGCCCCCTGATGGAGTTTCTCACGCGCCAGACGCGCCTGAACTATGATGCTGGTACGGAGATTTCCTATTCCAATACCGGCTACCGCCTCGTCGAGACCGCGCTCGAGCGCAAGGGATTGTTCTTCCGCGATTTCATCCGTACCGCCGGAATAGGAGCCGGCGCAGTCCTCGACGCCCCGGATGGCTGGAACGACGCCGTCGCAGGCCTCGTTCCCGGCTACTGGCACGACGGGAAGACGTGGCAGCTGTCCGCCGCCGGCCTGCACATCTCCGCTTCCGGCAGCATGACCGGCAGCGCAACGAGCCTTGCCAACTGGCTGCGCCTCCTGCTTGGCGGCGAAGGGTCTTTTGCCAGCATACTCGATCGTCTCTCGGCACCGCGCGCACTCGAAGGCGGCCGCGAAAGCGGTTACGGCCTCGGCCTGCGCCGTACCCTTCTCGGTGGTCGTCAGTTCACCGGCCATGGCGGCTCGCATCCGGGCTACAAGTCCTATTTCCTCCTCGACCACGAAAGCAAAAGCGGCTTCGTCATCGTCTCCAACCGCGAAGACACGAACGGCAACAAGATTGCCCAGGAAGCCATGGCAGCCCTCTTGGGCCTTGCCCTGCCCGCCCCTTCCCCCACGCTCACCGACGGCATCTATGTCTCAGAAACCGGTCCCTTCTGGGCCGAGGTCAAGGGCTCGACCGTCACCTGGCTCGATTCCGACGATACAGTTTACCAGGATGACGGCGAGTTCGTATCGTCGTTTTCGGCCTCGTCGCCGATGCGCCTGAAGATGGATGGATCCGCCATCGTTGGCGAGATCGGCCATACTGTGCGCCGCCTGCTGCCATCAGTCGATACAGGTGTCCCGGCCTCGCTCTCCGGGCGCTGGTTTTCCGATGAAGGCGCGTATTTCGAAATCGATGGCGGTGCCGTCGTAATGGGCGTTGGGCCGGTGCGTCATCGCATGCCGCTCATGGCGCTGGGCGGCGGCCGTTTTCTCTTCACGCTGAAGGATGGGCCGTGGACGAAGCGTGTCTGCCTTCACCTCCTGTCCGAAAATCGCCTCGAACTCGTCTTATCTCGTGCGAGAATGATCGAGTATAGCCGCGTCGGCTGA
- a CDS encoding D-amino-acid transaminase — protein sequence MPAAMPRTVYLNGAFLPENEAHISIFDRGFLFGDGIYEVTAVLDGKLIDSPLHMARLERSVREIGGTLPISTDEIVSIEKRLVEENKLTEGVIYLQYTRGAEDRNFLYSDDLEPTLLLFTQAKTLEHVAAVEKGLKVKIVPDQRWERRDIKTVCLLPQVLAKRIAKAEGCDEAWMVEDGFITEGASSTAYIITHDDKIVTRGNGNATLPGCTRLALLDLAREQGLTIEERPFSVEEAMAAREVCLTSASNFIVPVTSIDGKPVSDGKAGPMFKRLRTLYMDNARRTAV from the coding sequence ATGCCTGCCGCAATGCCCCGCACCGTCTATCTCAACGGTGCCTTCCTGCCCGAAAACGAGGCGCATATCTCGATCTTCGATCGTGGTTTTCTGTTCGGCGACGGGATTTACGAGGTGACTGCCGTTCTCGACGGCAAGCTGATCGACAGCCCGCTGCACATGGCGCGCCTGGAGCGCAGCGTGCGGGAGATCGGCGGCACATTGCCGATTTCGACCGATGAGATCGTTTCAATCGAAAAGCGTCTGGTCGAGGAAAACAAGCTGACCGAAGGCGTGATCTATCTGCAATATACGCGCGGTGCCGAAGATCGCAATTTCCTCTATTCGGACGATCTCGAGCCGACCCTGCTGCTCTTCACCCAGGCAAAGACGCTGGAACATGTGGCCGCCGTCGAAAAGGGCCTGAAGGTCAAGATCGTGCCGGACCAGCGTTGGGAACGCCGCGACATAAAGACTGTCTGCCTTCTGCCGCAGGTTCTCGCCAAGCGTATAGCCAAGGCCGAAGGCTGTGACGAGGCCTGGATGGTCGAGGACGGGTTCATCACTGAGGGCGCGTCATCGACGGCCTATATCATCACCCATGACGACAAGATAGTCACCCGCGGCAACGGCAATGCCACGCTGCCGGGCTGCACTCGCCTTGCATTGCTCGATCTCGCACGCGAACAGGGCCTGACGATTGAAGAGCGCCCGTTCTCTGTTGAGGAAGCCATGGCTGCGCGTGAAGTCTGCCTGACCAGCGCCTCGAACTTCATCGTGCCTGTCACCTCGATCGACGGCAAGCCGGTCAGCGATGGCAAGGCTGGTCCGATGTTCAAGCGCTTGCGCACGCTATACATGGACAACGCCCGCCGCACCGCGGTTTGA
- a CDS encoding ABC transporter ATP-binding protein translates to MLVEINNLKIGFQSRTGLHQAVKGVSMTLGTEKLGIVGESGSGKSLTARALMKLLPKQTVIEADKLAFDGIDILAASEKQMRSIRGKRAGFILQDPKYSLNPVKTIGSQVAESWHTHKGGSRRQALEAAIMLLEQVKIRDPKKVAASYPHEVSGGMGQRVMIAMMLAPDPELLIADEPTSALDATVQAEILRLIEELVSERGMGLLLISHDLPLVSHFCDRVAVMYAGHVVEELKASELLSAQHPYTRGLLNCMPSLIHPKERLPVLTRDPEWLK, encoded by the coding sequence ATGCTGGTCGAAATCAACAATCTCAAGATAGGTTTTCAGTCGCGTACCGGCTTGCATCAGGCGGTCAAGGGCGTCTCGATGACGCTCGGCACGGAAAAGCTCGGCATCGTCGGCGAAAGCGGTTCGGGCAAGAGCCTCACCGCCCGCGCCCTGATGAAGCTGCTGCCGAAGCAGACGGTCATCGAAGCCGACAAGCTCGCCTTCGACGGGATCGACATCCTGGCTGCCTCTGAAAAGCAGATGCGCTCGATCCGCGGCAAGCGCGCCGGCTTCATTCTGCAGGACCCGAAATATTCACTCAACCCGGTGAAGACGATCGGCAGCCAGGTGGCCGAATCCTGGCACACCCACAAGGGTGGCAGCAGGCGACAGGCGCTGGAAGCCGCAATCATGCTGCTGGAACAGGTGAAGATCCGCGATCCGAAAAAGGTCGCGGCCTCCTATCCGCACGAGGTTTCGGGCGGCATGGGCCAGCGCGTCATGATCGCAATGATGCTGGCACCCGATCCGGAACTCTTGATCGCCGACGAACCGACCAGCGCGCTCGATGCGACCGTGCAGGCCGAAATCCTGCGCCTGATCGAGGAACTGGTGTCGGAACGCGGCATGGGTCTTCTGCTGATCAGCCACGATCTGCCGCTGGTCTCGCATTTCTGCGACCGCGTCGCCGTCATGTATGCCGGCCATGTGGTGGAGGAGCTGAAGGCGTCCGAACTTCTCTCCGCCCAGCATCCTTATACGCGCGGGCTTCTGAACTGTATGCCCTCGCTGATCCACCCCAAGGAGCGCCTGCCTGTGCTGACCCGTGATCCGGAGTGGCTGAAATGA